A genomic window from Candidatus Zymogenus saltonus includes:
- a CDS encoding D-aminoacylase — METGGVLITGCMVADGTGSEPAPKEILVRRDRIVEVAGSIEAADAEIFRADGLIAAPGFIDIHCHGDFDRMKYPIAYEKLTQGCTLEVVGNCGLSPYPVNETIMMDMVPLITTMVGGTDFTGYSGLGEYYGFLEERGIAINIASFASQGMIRGNVMGMSLDIAGKAERREMESLLGEAMESGALGVSTGLIYPTGAMTKTEELTWLMTRGVEMRGSTGAVPAYATHMRDEGDGIALALDEAFTVVKESNAKLQISHIKCMGEKNWGRAGEVIETVESAIKSGLDVTADVYPYLFSSTFLAMIVLMPGADPDSVFVSNAVRSDGGMWEEVVGRSMTELADMWGVSADEAGRRLIAESPSAFGVGRGMSEEDMVEFLRQPWTMIGSDGIEDKRGKPHPRVTSTFPKILSSYVRERGILTWGEAISKMTGKSADKLGLKKRGYIRKGYFADITLFNPEEIKDNGTFREPNVRPSGIPHVMVNGEWALLNGQVTGELPGRVLRAE, encoded by the coding sequence ATGGAAACGGGCGGCGTACTGATCACGGGGTGCATGGTGGCCGACGGGACGGGGAGCGAGCCGGCCCCCAAGGAGATCCTCGTTAGGAGGGACAGAATCGTAGAGGTGGCCGGGTCCATCGAGGCGGCGGATGCAGAGATATTTCGCGCCGACGGCCTTATCGCCGCTCCCGGATTCATCGACATCCACTGCCATGGCGACTTCGACAGGATGAAATATCCCATAGCGTACGAAAAGCTTACCCAGGGCTGCACCCTCGAAGTGGTGGGAAACTGCGGATTGAGCCCGTATCCGGTAAACGAGACAATAATGATGGATATGGTGCCCCTCATCACGACAATGGTCGGCGGAACGGACTTTACCGGCTATTCGGGTCTGGGCGAATATTACGGATTCCTCGAGGAGAGGGGGATCGCCATAAATATCGCGTCGTTTGCAAGTCAGGGGATGATAAGGGGAAACGTCATGGGGATGTCCCTTGATATTGCCGGTAAGGCGGAGCGCCGTGAGATGGAAAGCCTTCTCGGCGAGGCGATGGAAAGCGGGGCCCTTGGCGTCTCAACCGGATTGATATATCCCACAGGCGCAATGACAAAGACGGAGGAGCTGACGTGGTTGATGACAAGGGGAGTGGAGATGAGGGGGAGCACGGGCGCGGTCCCGGCCTACGCCACCCACATGCGAGACGAGGGTGACGGGATAGCCCTTGCCCTCGATGAGGCCTTTACGGTTGTCAAGGAGAGCAATGCCAAGCTCCAGATTTCCCACATCAAGTGCATGGGAGAGAAGAACTGGGGGAGGGCGGGGGAGGTGATCGAGACAGTGGAGTCCGCAATAAAGAGCGGCCTTGACGTCACGGCCGATGTATACCCGTATCTCTTCTCCTCCACCTTCCTGGCGATGATCGTGTTGATGCCCGGGGCCGACCCTGACAGCGTCTTTGTGTCAAACGCCGTAAGGTCCGACGGCGGGATGTGGGAGGAGGTCGTGGGGCGCTCCATGACGGAGCTGGCCGATATGTGGGGGGTGTCCGCCGACGAGGCGGGAAGGAGACTCATCGCCGAGAGCCCCTCCGCCTTCGGCGTGGGAAGGGGAATGTCGGAGGAGGACATGGTCGAGTTTCTGAGGCAGCCCTGGACGATGATAGGGTCGGACGGGATAGAGGACAAGAGGGGAAAGCCGCACCCCAGGGTGACAAGCACGTTTCCGAAGATCCTATCCAGCTACGTCAGGGAGAGGGGGATTCTGACGTGGGGAGAGGCGATCTCAAAGATGACGGGGAAGTCCGCCGACAAGCTCGGCCTAAAGAAGAGGGGATATATCAGGAAGGGGTACTTCGCCGACATCACGTTGTTCAATCCCGAAGAAATAAAAGACAACGGAACCTTCAGGGAGCCGAACGTGAGGCCCTCCGGCATCCCCCATGTCATGGTAAACGGGGAGTGGGCGCTCTTGAACGGCCAGGTAACGGGGGAGCTTCCGGGGAGGGTTTTGAGGGCGGAGTAG
- a CDS encoding acyltransferase, protein MPAKGVGDRIKSTGRLMLGRDITLGPLVNAINVGFGCTIGDDVLIDLPALTLGDYVTIERGSAIRGYNSCTIGHNVFIGEFSMIDTVGNVEIGNNVGIGAHSQLLSHQMFGDRTFGSRFSIKESLTVGDDVWFANHCIVLPIKAEERSMALAGSVVTDNMKYNRVYAGVPAKDVTEATGPQFDEKIRIEQSQKKLNSFLIEYESYGNNLAFMKITDNLDEEEEEERLTLFSLKDRLYLPRRTEREYNLMKYLLYDKAKFLPYTPPKKK, encoded by the coding sequence ATGCCGGCTAAGGGCGTTGGTGACAGGATAAAGAGCACGGGCAGGCTTATGCTCGGAAGGGATATAACTCTCGGCCCCCTTGTAAATGCGATAAATGTGGGCTTCGGATGCACAATCGGGGATGACGTTTTGATCGATCTGCCGGCCCTGACGCTGGGTGATTACGTGACGATCGAGCGGGGGAGCGCCATTCGGGGATACAACAGCTGTACCATCGGCCACAACGTCTTTATCGGCGAGTTCTCGATGATCGATACGGTCGGCAACGTCGAGATCGGAAACAACGTCGGGATCGGCGCCCACAGCCAGCTCTTGTCCCACCAGATGTTCGGCGACAGGACGTTCGGCAGCCGCTTTTCAATAAAGGAGAGCCTTACAGTCGGCGATGACGTATGGTTTGCGAACCACTGCATCGTGCTTCCGATAAAGGCGGAGGAGAGATCGATGGCCCTTGCCGGAAGCGTCGTCACGGATAACATGAAATACAACAGGGTGTATGCGGGGGTTCCCGCAAAGGACGTTACGGAGGCCACCGGCCCGCAGTTCGATGAAAAGATCAGAATCGAACAATCCCAAAAGAAATTAAACTCGTTTCTCATCGAGTATGAATCCTACGGCAACAACCTTGCCTTCATGAAGATAACCGATAACCTCGACGAAGAGGAAGAGGAAGAGAGGCTGACCCTCTTCAGCCTGAAGGATCGGCTCTACCTCCCCAGGAGGACGGAGAGGGAGTACAACCTGATGAAGTACCTCCTCTATGACAAGGCGAAGTTCCTCCCCTATACCCCGCCGAAGAAGAAGTGA